The Aphelocoma coerulescens isolate FSJ_1873_10779 chromosome Z unlocalized genomic scaffold, UR_Acoe_1.0 ChrZ, whole genome shotgun sequence DNA window GATCTAGGAAAGCCTCTAAGTCCAGTGTTAATGTCACTTTCCTGAAGAGCTTAATTTGTGGAGCCTAGTCATCATTTGCACTGCAGACCACTGGGGTAAGTGTTTAGGACATGCCCAACAGACGCTGTGTATCACACTGGCAAAACACTATTGGTGAGAAATTTCAGTGGGAATACTTTTCCTCattgaaacaaaatatattCTCATAGAAACAATGACTGATACTAATGACCAATGCTATATTGTTCATGGCTACAAAACTTACCTTTCCTTTGACAGatttaaaagtaataaaaaactcACCAGCTATTCAGTGAGAAAATTTCTGGTGAGGAAGCTTTTCCAAGGTAAGTACATTTTGCCACAGAATTTCTTGGTGTAAATGCTATTTTCACATCCTTCCCCATTGCCACTATGTGCCTACCCCTTCATAAAACAGCCAGGTCTTTGACAGAAATTTTCAATTAGCCTGGTGTGAGGAACAATTGCATGGAAATTATCACACAGGTGAAAATCTGCCCTTCCAGCAATGTGAAGAACCCTGTATTCATAGTTCCGTTTGCCTGCGTCACCATATGTGGGCATGTGTACGAACGACTGTCCCCCATCTGAATGGCTCCACACAGTTAGTGCCGTTTTGCAGATCCTGTGGAAGTTGACTCCTCCACAGACCGAGGCTGAAAGAACTTGGGAAGAAAACTGCAACACTCTAAATACCAGGCAAAGGTGTGTCCTTTGGCAAGTGATGACTAAGATCACCAAGTTTTATTCTTTGTGAGATTAAGATTTGAGGTTTTGTGTGTTAAAACAGGAAGGATGTTTGCCTACTTCTCCTTGAGCCTACTGAAGACTTCAGCACCAATGGACTCTGTGTTATCCCTGCCCTTTCAATCATATAATTTCATGTTTATACCTGATACAAGTACTATCATCAGAATGCAAATACATCATCAGAAAGGCAAGAAGATAAGTCAGATCAAAGACAACCCTGATTCTGGGGAGTAGAGATACTCATGTGCTCTGCTTATTTTTAGCAAAAGATAGTGGGTAAATCTGAGCCAACATGTTTTCATTCAATCTGTCCCTGTACACTAACAGATGGTGCTTCCTCATTCCAACCACTAACATACTTTACATTGGCACACAGTGTCAGGACACAAAGCCCACCAAGTCCCAGCTAAATCTGCTGATGCCAGGAAAATTCATAATAAACAGCTAGCCAGGCACATGGTCCCAAGTTTTTAATCTACctccaaagcagcacagaagCTGTACCTGTGCAATGGTGTCAGCTGCTCTGCACCTTGTGCTATCAATATAGCAAAGGAGGGTCCTGGACTAGGGAAAAAGGGGTCTTGAGACCAAGCAGGTATGTATCTAAAGATGGAGGGAGAGCCATCTGCTTCAGGGTAATTAGCTGTGTGCTTAAATCTGGGCTTTGAGAACCCTGAAAATCAGGGTCTTAATGTTCAAACATTTGAACAAATGACAattaatagaaatagaaatagaaatatatgtgtatatatgtgcatatattaCCTGCCAGAATGATTTTATTGTTTAGCATTTCTTAGTGCCCCATGAGCACTGAACATACTAAATTCAGTCTTACGGGTCTATTTTCCATGGCTACTAATCCTAAATTATAAGGTCACCTACAAAAGAAAATTCCACAGAACTCCTCTGAGGAGCTCAACTCTGTTTTACAGGTCGTTGTGTTTATTCTTTGAATACAAGCATCCAAAATTCTTCAGCTGTGAAGTTCTTGTTCCTTTCCACCAGGTGCCTCAGTGcccaggcttctttcttggattGCTCGAAGCTTGGTATCCACATCTTATGGAGAGAAATCCAGCCAGGGTTTGAGGATGAGAACCAGAAAGCCTCTGGTTTGGGGCAGCTCAGATGATTAACCTGAGCCTCCCACTTCTGGGGCAGCCATCCCTGGCAATGGAGACAAATAAAAGGGGTTATTCAGGGACCCAcgaaaacagagaagaaaagtgcTATGCCATTAGTAAACTATCAAATCACATCAGTTACACTTTTCTTCACGATGCAGGCTCTACCATGTCCCTGTCGAAGGCCTCCCCTAAGTGTCTGGGACAAGATCAGTCATGCTGAGTCTCAGATAAGGTTTGGCTGCAAATGAGCAGCACTAGCCcacaaaaaatgaaattacaagGCAAGGAGTTATATTTTCATCATTATATTCTGTTTTCATCTTAAATACACACAGACTTACTGGGACGTTTTTtcctaagggaaaaaaacaaaccattaATCTGGCCAGGAGAGCAAACTGGTCTTTATAATTTTATTGACTAGAGAGCCACAGAAGCACAGAGAAGGAATATCTGTATCCAACCTATTCTATACCTTTCCATGGTTGCATTCCTAACTCAAAGAGAGGACATATGTCCAGATTTGCACCAGATTCAAACACCAAAATTTGGTTAAGAGTAATGCTTGCCAGTTTATAGTTCTCAACACTTAAGCTCACCTTAGTAACTTCAGAGGttttctccatctccctgctaCTGGCTTACCACTTAGTGTACTGCTCAGATTGTGATCAGCTAAAATACCTCTCACAAACACACAGCCTGGCTTAAAAATGGTTTTAGTGTTTAGTCACCAAATGTGGCCACAGGCAATGGCATGTTGTCACTACAGGTTTGAATGTACCCACAGAACCTGACAGTCCTAGAGTGCTTAAGACAAACCTGAAGACAGGGATCTCTAGGCCAGTTCCCTCTTCCAAACAGGTGTAATCATATCTAATTGACTAGGGCAAAATTGAGTTTAGTCTTAAAACACCTCCAAGGACAGAAATCCCACAacctttctgggcaacctgtttccAAATGTTCCAGGTCATCTGAAGGTCAAAAAGTCAGGCTACTTTCTGCAGCATGAAAAAAACCTCGTCCCTGAACAACTCCAGCCTTTGGCTGAAAATGACCACCAGCTCAGTGGTCAATGTCATGTTCTCACACAGCAGCGCTATGAGGAACACGTGCTCTGGCTGTGCACCTGCAGCTTCTGCCAACACCTGTTTACATGAGGATGCGCAACCCAATGGCACTGGAATACCGTGGCTGTCAGATGGCCAGAAATCTGGTAACCAAACTTCCTGGGACAAACCTGACCCTAGTGCCATTTTAAAGCCTCTCTGAGACACAATCACAAATTCACACATACCTTTTCTCTCCGTCTGATGTTTTCCCACACTCTGTTACAAACCATGCACTCAAAGGTGTCAATGTAATTGTCCTGGGTGATATCTTGCACTCCCCACTTGCGTTCCTTCATTGCTCTAAGAAGTCTCGGGTTGGAAATGTCCCCTCTCACTTTCCATTGTAGGTAGGACTCATATTCTTCATCATTTGTATCCAGTGTTTTGATATAGTGGGCCAGATCCCGAGGGTGTGAAAAACTGGATACCAGGATTGCACTCTTGTTACTAGGAAGCCAGTCTACAATGCTGGGAGACCCAAAGTACACTGGCACCACTCCCAACTTCAGTGGCCGCCAGAGTTTTTCAGTGATGTAATCTTCACAAACAGCATTTTCAAAAGCAAGAATGAACTTGTACTGTGCCAGTATTTTTAGAAAGTTCCCATCATCCATGGCACCTGGATTTCTGAGATGCTGAGGAAGGTCTCTGTTATGCAAACACTCCCCATAAGAGTCTACTTCAATGTGGCACATCAGCTCACGCACATAGCTGTCCCGGTCAGAAGGGGGGTTGCAGTCAGACTGCACGTACACCAGTGGTGCAAGCCTTTTCCTCAGGCTGTTTTTCATCTGCAGTGGGATCATGAACCTCAATGACTTCAGGACCTCTACACCCTCAAGGTACTGAGTGGTCAGTGGCAGGTGAGAATGGCGGCTAAATGTTGCAGTGTGGTTGAATAAGGTGATGGTTGCTTCGTGGAAGAGTTTGTAGTTGTTTTTTGGCGACTCTTCATGAAAAAGGGCCCAGTCATGATAGTCTTTACGAGGGAGGGGTAAGCTGTCTATACTGAAGTCAGTACCTAGACAAAAACAAACAGTGGTCGTCCTGCTCTTATCTGCCATGTGACACTAACTACAATGATACAGAAGTCTAGTTTTAATTTAGTATCAGCCATACAACCATCACATTTCTGACACTATAAGGCAGTTATTCCAAAAAGCACAATTCATGGAAAGGCATAAGAGCATAATGACAGATAAAACTGTCTTCCACAGCAGAAGAATCTAGAGAAGTGGTATCAGTAGTTAATATCAGAAGTGGTTTCCTTTCCTGTCATATTAGTTTAAAGGCCTCTCATTTCAAAGGATCACTaggaattttatattttaatgcaCTGGAATGAAACTAGTAAGATGTTTAATAATCCCCTGGTTCTCTAAACAGGGGAACAGATGGCGATGCAAGGAAAATGGTTACTGCAGAACTCAACTTGGTTCTAGCAATAAAACAACTAAAAGGATGCTGAAATACTGGACAAgattaaggagaaaaaaagaattacttCAAGCCTTGAAAAGACAGTGTACTGTAGAGACTTAGGAAGCCAAATTATTAACTTATCAAAGAGAAAATTAAGAGATGATGTATCATAGCTGCCTACCAGATACATAAAGAAATAGCTTCTGGCAGAAGACAGCTCTTCAAAGTAATGTCAGTTAAGAAGAACAACCATGTCTAAACTCTAAGAACAGTCAACTGCAGAAGTTGGGAAAGCTGGTAGAAGCCTTAGGACAAACCTAGATGACTTTTCTCAAAGGCTGGTCTGTGCaaaactaagttgaaaatacCAGCTCATTAATGCAGCCCTCAGTCTCCCTTCAGTACTACTGCACTACACTCGTACGACCAGCCTTACTGCAGATTAAATGCAAAGTTGCCCGGTTTCTGTCAAGGTACTTCCTCACTGTCTTATAACCATATCAGTTTTCCACTTAGGTAAAGGCATGAATACACAAAACTTTTAACCGATATTGTCAAGCAAGAGAGGTTCAAAAACTGAAACTAACACTGAAGAGCTGGTTTAGAAAACATCACAAATTCTCATCTTTAGACAAACTACCATCTGTGGCAACCTAACCTTTGTATAGCAAACTCCATGGCTGGTTGCATCTAGGACAATCAGGAACATAATGTCTTAAACAAGCTGAGTTCAAACCAGCTAAGGGGAAGGGCCAGTAAGCAGCAGATTCCATGGAGGTGGGGGTAATGCTTTCCCAATGCCAACTTCCCTCTTTCACCGTAAGACACAGATGCACAGTCACAAGCAGCAGGGTCAAACAGCGGCCATATCTCTACAGGGGGCTATGTGCCACAAACAACCCCAAGCACCCTAACTCTTACCAGGAACTCTCCATCAGAAGACTGCACAGGCCTCATACTGTTCCGTCACTCACAAAGAGTTCCCACCCTGGCGAGGGATCTAGGTGTTCCAATGCCAATTTAAATGTATATAACCCAGCACATTCTTTGTTTTGCAGGCCCCTACCCCAACGAATCAAGACCGCAACCATCACTCCTATCTTGGACATCAAAATTGCAATGATTGAGAGTCATCACTGAATCCATCAGAGGTGGTATTCTTCCTCTCCACTATCTACTGTTATCCcttcattctctttttcttttccttacatATTTTCTTTGTGGGATTTTTATACTTTTATAGGAAAGAATCAAAGGAGCCACATACGTCCTTGCCACTGCAATTAAGTTGTTTTGAAATAAACCTGGCTCATACATACACACCGGTCATTCAGTGTTGTTTCACTCTAATTCATCCAAGGGATCTATTAACAGGAACCTCAGTTACCCTCCCTCAGAGGAGAGTCATAACACCATCTCAGTCATACTTTTAACTTTTCATTCTCCATTCTACCCCTGACTTCAAACCACTGACAGCAAAAAGGGAGTGCTAGCAAAAGTCTTACAAAGAATACTGAtgaaaaaaactaaaacacaaaGAAGATTTTAAGAAATGCCCAGTGATCCTCGCAGCTGTATAAGCCCGCCAAAATGACTCCAAGAACGACCTTATAAAACCAATATAAGATGTCACTACTGTAGAGGAGATAGAAGTTAGCTGTCAGTAATATAAAAATCTCCTAATCCTTCAGGTGCAtcaggtggggttttttaaggccACTAAACATGGACTTTCTGTTTCCTATGCAGGTCCTAAGTCCTTAACACTAAAAGGATGAAAGGCTGTGCCACTCAATGAAAAATGCTATTTGCTTCTTCTGTTTTTGATGTGTTATCTTGTTTTTGATGTGTGACAAAAACTGAAAGTTAATCAAATTCTCATGGAAAAATTCATGTAAGTCTTCCTGGGTTTGAAAACACTCTGTTCTAGGTGATGCCAAGAAGACAAGTAACAGTGCATACCAACATTAATaaaatgctgtggatcaaaatcacagcactgcagctcaGTCTCTT harbors:
- the FUT10 gene encoding alpha-(1,3)-fucosyltransferase 10; translation: MIRMRRKILWASCFCFGAAFFLVLTLQVITKLGNSENKVSVISSLHSSPLKPGERHAFQFKKQEFHSSFKTESDVNHCPVLLWWSPLTGETGRFSQCGEDVCFFTINKTYQHNQMTRAFLFYGTDFSIDSLPLPRKDYHDWALFHEESPKNNYKLFHEATITLFNHTATFSRHSHLPLTTQYLEGVEVLKSLRFMIPLQMKNSLRKRLAPLVYVQSDCNPPSDRDSYVRELMCHIEVDSYGECLHNRDLPQHLRNPGAMDDGNFLKILAQYKFILAFENAVCEDYITEKLWRPLKLGVVPVYFGSPSIVDWLPSNKSAILVSSFSHPRDLAHYIKTLDTNDEEYESYLQWKVRGDISNPRLLRAMKERKWGVQDITQDNYIDTFECMVCNRVWENIRRREKGWLPQKWEAQVNHLSCPKPEAFWFSSSNPGWISLHKMWIPSFEQSKKEAWALRHLVERNKNFTAEEFWMLVFKE